AATAACTAATAGCTACATTCAGAATGTTATCTcattttatcattcattcatttatcactGTGTCCTGTGAGTTTAAGCCAAGGAGAAGAATAAACCGAGCATGGGTAAGAGGGTTAGAGTTAGtaaattaaattacgaatataGTTCATTTGGTACACACacttcagaatataaatatgAGAATTGACTGGGGATTAACATGGGGAGGGGAGAGGGAAGAATACAGAACAATAGAGGGTGGGACAACTTGTATCGAAATTCTggatccggaattttcgtcaccgatttttcGTCATCCGGTGATTTCGTCatatattacattttgccactgcaacattttgtcaccaATTCACTTtcgtcaccaccatattttgtcaccaaatcacttttgtcaccaatttaattttctcaacactattcgccaccacaatttCCCCTCTTCATGTCGCTTCCCTTGatgatacctatataaaatgatacataactagtggcttgtgcagcaaatgctgcaaactaagttcattagacgttcaaacaaaaatgtttcatatttattttcaataaagaataccagacattttgaaagttattttcttccataataatgaaacatactccttctgaatgtttttttttatgccaaatactttttcttgaacctatccaccttcaggttttgagtttcaacgcgaaaacgcaagtaacaatgttaggacgattagtgggtttttcatgtgggactaaataatagctaattcaggtcatcgtgaattgtacgcgaaagttaaaaaaaatgtcaggtttgctatgctttcgaacaataaacatagcatcttggtatacctgctgcacggagagcttgaaatgtagagggtaagaTCATTTCATCctgttaagagatcttgctgaaatgatcggtagactacaacattttctaggtctcttattttatcagtaagtaatacgttttggtttttccttaggaactgtaatttttgcgctctctcgagccaatactgaagagaatgacgcatataaatatctataccacactgccattaagtaggctatatgaaaaagactcaaccccacttgattaataattataaaaatatttcatttttaataacaatattattatcttacttaagttttgtagttatatactacatagccgccattcagtaaattatagaaatgaagatctaatttcatatattctctacatctacttatataaccccaaaagtttcactttcatatcatcaatatagcattaatacgtataattaatgaaaaatagtcgcatcatggcattaattataataatatttaatttctaatggtaataatgtcatcaaaccatctcaaattttgtagattttaatatccaatacacagctgtactcataaaattacacaccgcagaatcagacctgtaaattatttttagtaagccttgaagtttttaataaccaattcaatttgagctctaaatatgtcagcaatcctgcaggtcatggccttcgtgaaatagcctattgtttattgtaggctagtgtgtgttttgttttattctgaaatgatgcaattagttctcaaaactgacgaaagatggattttggaaaattatgtaggaaaactaacgcttcactgaaagttactatttttctgaaaaaacttcgtgttctaagcttcaaaatcaggggtcatttattaaaatacattcagccgttttcctgtgaTTTCcaataccagttcaaattatataatatatagatatgGAACCTCCTATTCAtcgtgttcatattgttcattactTTGAGGATAATTTTGTCATGGGCCGTAGACATGGCAGCGGAAGGCAGCAGCCCATATTCCCTCCAAATACAATTGTTACATTAATAGGTACCAGGGAAAATCTGCCCAGAACAAATACTTGCGAAGCGTGGCATAGACGTCTCAATACTTTAACAGACAACGCACATCCCTCTTTTTACCATGTCCTTCAGTTGCTACAGGAGGAGACTGTAAGGATACATCAGGACATTGAGAAATTAGAAGCAGGTCAGTCTCCAtccagaaaaaagaagaaatacacgtCCTTAGATAACAGAATTGCACGAATTGCCGATAGGTATGAAGCTTACAGAACAGAAGATAATATCCTTGGTTACCTACGTGCCATAGGTTATAACTTCAGTGGAAATTTTGGTTGAAACTCCATAAAAACAGGATGAATATATGCAACTTCAAAATCCATGTTAATGCAGAGCATTTTGGACTCAATAAAACagcctaaatgtaattttctgtattattttggtgacgaaattattacaaaatgtatATGACGAAATATCTTCGGTGAAAAAATCCCCTCAGTGACAAAAAACATGAggacaaaatgtatttgatgaccaaaaacTTATGACGAAAAATAGGTGATAAACTATAATGGTGACAAAATTTCTggttacgaaatgccctagacCTTCGAAATTCAGCCAATTCTGGGTGATTTTCAACAGGGTGGGATATGGAGGGAAGTCCTATCAAAACTCAGCTAATTTCTGACGATTTCTGACAATGGGTGAAGGATTGAGAGTAGGATGCTGCAAATTTGGtagcattaaaaaaaatggaactgGGGTTTCAGAGACAGAAAAATTACTTCTTTCCTGATTCAGTGAGTAAATTCTGCCAAAAATGGCAAAAAATATTGTTTGACTGTTCCTAACGACAATGATCAATATTTAGAACAACAAATCCTTTACATTCCTGCTGAcaagttgttttaaattaaacgataattaaaaaaaaaaaaaaattatgaagctACTGTTCTCCACACGATAACTAGATTTATTTAAGATCGACATATCCAATCTGCAATGGCAGAGAATGGATTTTGCTTTGTAACTTCTGGGGAGGCTAAATTGATTTTAAACTTCATAgtattaaacaattattattattattattattattattattattattattattattattattattattattattgtcttatgtTGCATATAAGTTACAGGAAAATTTTCCAAGTGATGTTCCCAAAATTTGCCTCGCCCTCCATCTTAAATTCCTGGCTAAGTCACTATCTACAGTCATAAATTAGATATGTAATGTTACTAATCAAACATGCATAACTTATTACAGGATACTTGTGTGTccatttgaattaaataaatattttcaatttgtcttattttaggaACATTACCTTCAGATATTGGCTCTCTGTCAGAGCCAATCCCAGAGGTAGGGACACTGTACAGTTTCTCCAATGACTGGAATGCAACACCGCAACTATCAAAGATAAGGATTTCCAACGGCATGGCTTGGACAGAAGATCGGAAGATAATGTACTATATTGACTCCATGACTAAAAAGATCTACAGTTTCGATGTTGACGTTAAAAGTGGACACATCTGTAAGTCTCTGTATGTAGAATTATCTGTTTACTTTTAGCTTTATTCACACCTATCTGTAGACCATATTTGTGTGATTTACAGGATGGGACGCGACTTAGAAGAGTCAAACTCTCTCTACCCAAGGACTGATTAAATATTTTGCTTTGTTGTGAAGTTTTGAGCCacatcaaattttaaattttccgcATGGagcatatttttatgtttaacgCATCATATGAATTTATATCTTCAAAGCAATCATTCCACTCATGAGACAATGAACACACTTCGAAGTTGGAGCGAAATTTCAGAGTTTTTATGTCatgttatatatattatgtatgaatAGTGGTCTAATGCagtgtttttcaacctttttGAACATGTGGCACATTAAAGGCGTAATTTAAAATCCCAGGGCACattcatataatctaaaccagtggttctcaACCAAGGAGGAATTTTGAGAGTTTTAGactataaaatagaaataaatgagataaaagtacatgcattaatatataaaataaaatattttcaattttatatgcattattattgaGTCAACATGGGGGGAAATGACATTGTGATGAAAGGTGAAAGGGCGTATGGGGGGGAAAAGAAGTTGAGAAACACCAAAACAAAATACACATTATTCACAAAtagaatttgtattttttttctatttttatttgaagtttatgaaagaaatgtgaaatttaatgacagaaaattattacaaaacaatattagCGCAATAATTATAGTATTATATATGTTTTCTTAAGTTATTATttagttaatataaaaaaaacaataatatatgTTTTGCCGAAGTATTTATgcactatatttttttctttcataaagacaaatgtgtgtgtgtgtgtatacaatgcccacccacttcacttgcgtgattcgggttccgcatactgtggatagatggcagaactgtgaccaattttctagttgtacaccacttcggcaggtcaCACTGTACAGGATGTGTatatgtggagagttatgtcgtgtactagtgtgagtgtatgtgtaagtgtagtatcTGGAATGactgatgatgaagaagatgaggaagggagaagcggaaacccggtgccggcacgtagcctactcctgtcgaatagcaccaagagggccgccaggcttaacgttcctcataaagacaaataaaatacgatattttcttaaggttgataCGATATTCTATacttctattttttcaatttttgctaTGAccatttactattttcattttctcgcggcataCAAGCAGATCATTCGCAGTACACCGATTGAAAATGGCTGATCTAGTGGCTAAAGCGCTGgtcttataatcctgtggatccgGATTTGATCACCGGCACAACccagatttataacttgtgtggAGCAAGCCCGTGGACTAGGTAACAGAgggattttctccgggagctctggttcccctgtggcatgcCAAGAAATCTccaccatcatctcatctcataatGGATGTGATGTAAGACTAGCCTCCAATGTCataccctgggcaacgactctgttggtaaattggtctacacaactggcttcatatgggtgaatggcaaacagtcaagtacccaccattagttaaaatatatatatatatatatatatatatatatatatatataatataggaaCAACCAATGTTTCGGAGTTATTATTCAGCCCTGGATGAAGATGTGTTACAGATTAGCTCTCATAAGTGATTCCTCCTCCAAGATTGGTTatgaccacaaaaaaaaaaaaaacacacacagagCAACCTCATATCATATTGAACCCTGTTATCATAGTCCAGAGTCAGACCATTTATGTTACTGTTAACAGAAGGGTTATGGTAGAAATAGAAATAAGTCAATTAACATTAACAGTACTGGTAACTCTACTGTATCTCACTTGATTATATAATTAGGcctgtaataaatataattacaggcCTACTCGGTAAGCACATTAATAAAACTGCAATTGTTTTTTCCAGCAAACAAACGAACAGCGTTTGACTACGAGACAAATGGTGTTGAAGGATATCCAGATGGTATGGCTATTGACACTGAAGGAAAGCTATGGGTTGCATGCTATAATGGAAGTAAGGTAATGAATGATTATAATAAGCATTATAGCAagttatagcctatattattctttctcattacacaaaataaaataaatatttttagtacTGGTACTGAaagtatttattcgatattttcACGATACCGTTATTAGAGGTTACTTTGATATTGGGGGCTACTTTGATAACCACTTCGATCGATTACTAAAATCGAATTCGCGCGAAAGATATCAGAATGTGGCCAACTTTGGATTCGTGTTGGCAGCTCTGTTAAACTAGTTATGAGATAGCAACGGTGCTATATAAATACTACATGTTGtagaggagaaattaaatattttgtattttataaagtGAATGAGGATTTCTGATACCTGCAAAACTTTGAAGCTACACAGGTAAGCATACTTATAAATGAATATTCAATTCCATCTTCAAATAAAGTAGTTCTTTGGCATTTAAAGTGTTGCTTGTCGTTCACTTGAATGTTGCAGTATGCACACCAGTTACGTTGAAGTGTCACGGGGTAACTTTGACAGAGAGGATGGGGCTAAATTGATAATCTAGtcaaacatttaaaattgcatttatattgttttagacGTTATCGCTGTCCGTCCAGAGCTACTATGGTGCGAGATTATAAAAAGCAACCAGGTTCTCGTCAGTACaacaatttttcatattcttcaGAGAAGCCTGGAGGCATATTTTGATGGAGTGGAAAGAAAAAATCCTCGATTTTCAACTGTACCGAAGGCTAATTTTCCAAGCTTGTTGAAGAAAGCATTGATCCACATGGATAAGACAAAGTTACAGACAAATACTAATAAACAATCATTTCCCGGAGATACAGAACAGtctgaaataaaacacattttgtccTTTTCTACAGGCATTTGTCCTTGCAATAAGAAAGAAGTCCTCAAAAAATTCCGGAGCCTGTAGAAGTTGTTGAACAACAGGTTGAGAGTTGCCTCATGGCATTTCTTCAAGAACATTGATTTGGGAATTCTAGTACAGCTGGCTCTATAATGAGAAAAGAGAGACGACTCAATGTTGAATCAGGGAAGAGTATAGTTACTGCGTCTACTTCAAACAACAAAGGCAGCAATGATGACGAAGAGCCTCAGGTAGATAGGCAGATCAAAGTTTCAGGCCCAAAGATTCCAGAAGATGCTAACATATGAaatagaatcagaaaacccaaaacaggaaatttcatcctgtctttgaaattgtggaTATGGCATCAAATGGGATAGTGATTCATGGTCTCAAAAGAGCTGATGagagtgaaacaaaatttaagccaATTGACAGATCATTTCTACTATTTCAATGCAACACATCATCAAGATTTTACCTTCTTCAGTCGCAGAACTGACAATTTCatgatttatgtcttccctattgttcttgaattcaagtaaattctagttttgtttccattatttttatgaaaagttgatttagtttgtagtctagattaattatttatgagattggtaatgttttgatagaacaaatttgatttcaacaatttatataattttctatgtctattataatgtacaatgagcctttgtacttttattgcaaatgaaatactaatgtggtatttgaaatgtcctttaaatataatttcatttgcttAATTTGCCCTCATTTACCTCTATAATAGCAAATCTCACAATTTTAGTTTGACTCTATTATGTCATTCTTCGGGTTACTATGGAAATCTGGCTTTAAATAATGGTATATCAAAGTAGCCCCCATCACAGTTTAGCTTTGATAGTATGGTCTTTATTTTTTTCACGGGTACAAAtcaacacatttattttcttagaaataggATAGCAAGGTAAAGACAATCTgatatctacatattttttatatgttaaaatactaaaaaattaaactgtaaccataaaaaatataagttaagtCTATCAAAGTAGCCCCACTTGACGGTACCTTCATTACCGGTACAtcttacactgaaaaaaatacttttggaTAATTTAAATAACGtgcttgaaatttttaaaattaaaggcaaaaaataaatatgcaattaGAGAAAGGATTGCTACTCCTAGTTTTGTAATTTATGAGAGTCCTCAGAatgacagcagtagcagtagcagtagcagtagtagtagtagtagtagtagtagtagtagtagtagcagtagtagtagtagtagtagtagcagtagcagtagcagtagcagtagtagtagtagtagtagtagtagcagcagcagtagtagtagtagtagtagtagtagcagtagtagtagtagtagtagtagtagtagtagcagtagtagtagtagcagtagtagtagtagtagtagcagcagcagcagcagtagtagtagcagcagtagtagtagtagtagtagtagtagcagtagtagtagcagtagcagtagtagcagtagcagtagtagtagtagtagcagtagcagtagtagtagtagtagcagtagtagtagtagcagtagcagtagcagtagtagtagtagcagtagtagtagtagtagtagtagtagtagtagtagtagtagtagcaggaagaGAAATGGGAGTTCGCCTAACATTTATTGCAGTGTTCACAGTTGTAGTACAAAGTGTTTGTTTCTAGGTGATTCGTGTGGACCCCACAACAGGAAAACTCCTGTCACAGATCGCGATTCCCGCATTACAAGTCACGTCTGTTACATTTGGAGGATCTCAACTTGATGAATTATATGTCACCACTGGGAACTTAAATCTGAGTGAAGAAGAACAAAAAATGTACCCACTGTCTGGTTTTATCTTCCGAGTAACAGGTGTTGGCGTGAAAGGATATCCTGGCCAAGCAGTCAAGTTGTAAGCAATGCATGAGATCCATGTGTGCACTAAAGGAACAGCTTTAAAGAAATCCGACGAGAAAGTGTGGTTTTGTTTACGAAGCattatgtattttaaaactaataaattCAAATCCAAGtgttaaaggaaaataaatgaaataacttattttgtagtttttacattctcattactAAATCtaagtattactctgtgaaaagatttattaaatctacatacttacacttcaacaaacaaaatttgataacacaatctcaagggaaaaaaatagaactctctgcgtcataatccacagttaattcccgatttaccacgaaaatcgtctgtagctgcatttagattagcaacaggccatgattgtttggccaaacacctacatagaattggaatatatcagtcccctaactgcccattgtgcaactcaaaccaagaaatggattcggaacacctcaaaatctgtgcttcagtggctgaccatgataatatctttgaaaaatattggagtgcaggcggtcaaatgactttattgtcaaacgcctggcattagaaaacaacaacattctcATTATGCAAAATGTAAAGAAAGCACTGTAATgctggggaggggggggggatggCATATCTTCAGAGAGTAAGCTAGTAGTTTTTGGCCTGCTACTATttgtttacaattcattttgaaggaTCAGGTAAGTTaattctaatattattactaaaaaatgTTATAATTCATTCATGTGACTTATCAAATTAATATCATATGAAAATGCATATCTAAATtagtttcatttgtttgaagATGCCGGACTTAAGGCGAAAACATTCACAACAAATGTATATAATGTAAACTATGTTATAGACTACATTAAATTTCTAAGTCACATGactaaattataacattttttagTAATGCTACTATTTGCTGAAAAGTTAAATAGTGGGAAAGGACATACAGGTAACAGActaattgaaaaaatattaaataaatgcagTTTCAGAGagagcttaaataaataaataaataaataaataaataaatacatagatagatagatagatagatagatagatagatagatagatagatagatagatagatagatagatagatagatagatagatagatagatagataggtaggtaggtaggtaggaaggtaggtaggtaggtaggtaggtaggtagatagatagatagatagatagatagatagatagatagatagatagatagatagatagatagatagatagatagatagatagatagatagatagatagatagatagatagatagatagatagatagatagatagatagatagatagatagatggagagatggatagatggatggatagatagatggatagatagatggatagatagatggagagatggatagatggatggatagatagatagatagatagatagatagatagatagatagatagatagatagatagatagatagatagatagatagatagatagatagatagatagatagatagagagatggatagatagatagatggatggagagatggatagatagatagatggatggatggatggatggatggatggatggatagatagatagatagatagatagatagatagatagatagatagatagatagatagatagatagatagatagatagatagatagatagatagatagatagatagatagatagatagatagatagatagatagatagatattcattcattcacagtgttctgcataaaggagatctttcactgcaaccccAGCATTCTCCGAGCTTTCCTATTATCGTCCCTCCTCttcgtctccacatatgatccatgtatgtTGATGTtgtctatcttctgatatcttcttcttccccgaattTTTCTTCCATCCACCAtcctttccagtgcatccttcagtaggcagttccttcttagccagtagtgacccagccaatttctttttcttttcctcatctGTTTGAGCAttattcatccattctttctagcaaagcttcttttcttattctgtctgtccatttcacaagctccatacTTCTTCATATCAACACTTGCAAATTGACCTCTTTTCTAGGTTCTTTCAGAAAAGGGACCAAAACCCGTCTTCTGCTCCTTACTTCATAACTCCAGTCATTGTCAATTCTAATGGAAGTGTTCCCCAGCAACCTTCTGCTTCTCAcgatctcttcacttcgtcgtaatatccatgtttctgccctatacaatgccacactccagacAATGCACTtgactagtcttttccttagttcaaCATTTTACCAGGAGCATTATTATGAGCCATCATTCGTAAATGTTGTGAAATCTGAAACGTTCGTCGCAGAGCATCTATAACACaattaaagaagtaaaattaaCAAAGCATTCACTATAaagttgtattattttttaaacgttTCGACACTATAAGATGATGGGAATCACTTCAGTTTGTTTAATTTACTTACAATGATTAataattagcagggaacggatttatatggactaaaaatatatgaaatatgtaaatatatatgtagttatttttaccaaaatatggaattaaatatggatttttaccaaaatatggaattaaatatggacttaaaattataaaaaaatgactatgtacgttaaatattggtacattttaatcaaactaaacaaaaaatataatggacgtaccttatcttccaatgtagtttcaacaaaacacaatttttattgtctgttaccataacaataggttacaaacatttctttcaagtgctgaaaagtgaatcttcttctattgtctctgaggatagatttatactgactaaaagagcgttcgacgtcacaagaagtaactggtacataattcaatttcacaatgtctgctggggataagtccaagttaatcttcactgttgattcaccactcatcacagcaacaaccttttgtagttcttcatatccagggttttttgaaagtacagtgtccaccttagctcttactgcatctgcaactttacctctaccacgattcagttgttccacagtactatttatatttataatttcaaaactttcagatagtgaaaggtgcctattttggagacttttgagcgtttttatgatgcatgaaaatgtatgctgaatgtgagctaagtcattcttcacacttatgtcacaggtaactgttttcgcagtatcaattgagactgcatcttcagagtccaatgcaaggagaacattgttaatagagtctatatgttcggcataatattcaactgcttctagccatgtaccccatctagttaaaattggctttggtggcaatggaatttcagggtacatttctttcaacacgttaactctactgggagctttgagaaatacttttttcactgatgaaatcaacaaatctactttagggaaattgtctctgaccacttctgccacacgatgaaatgcatgcaccacacaagtaaaatgagtcaatttaggatatacaacagataatgcttgtccagctttgaccatataaggggcagcatcgctaataaagaataacacattatcgtacataataccctttggccacaggatacccatagcttcgttgaacagtttaactatagttttgttattgcacttttctagaacatcacaatgtaaaagaattcgttcagaatattgttcacttaacaaaccgataactacattaccaacaagtctaccttctttgtcgggagtctcatcaatggaaacccaaattgaactatctttaatttcatctcttatcttctgtattgtctcatcgtagatggatggagcatacgtcttcctaagtgttgactcatccgggattgtatgttgagtatatttttcaaggaattccctgaagaccttattctttagtttgtagagaggaatatcagcagagatgagagaacggcacaggtcgatgttaaactcagatcttacattcgatgttgttggttgtgttaaaaacaa
The window above is part of the Periplaneta americana isolate PAMFEO1 chromosome 11, P.americana_PAMFEO1_priV1, whole genome shotgun sequence genome. Proteins encoded here:
- the LOC138708870 gene encoding regucalcin-like, whose amino-acid sequence is MSPPEVTKIVGPALLGEGPHWDHDSQALYYVDLPGSTINKYVPATKKHTTVNIAGGHVSLVIPLEGTKDKFVIATGSSIAIMTWNGESSTPADVKYVYSVNTEKDAHNTRFNDGKADPTGRFWAGTLPSDIGSLSEPIPEVGTLYSFSNDWNATPQLSKIRISNGMAWTEDRKIMYYIDSMTKKIYSFDVDVKSGHISNKRTAFDYETNGVEGYPDGMAIDTEGKLWVACYNGSKVIRVDPTTGKLLSQIAIPALQVTSVTFGGSQLDELYVTTGNLNLSEEEQKMYPLSGFIFRVTGVGVKGYPGQAVKL